Within the Vibrio tasmaniensis genome, the region ACCAACACGAACACCACCATCATGATCTCGCAGGTGAGCCTGTAACTGGCGGCGCGCATGAATGTTCAAACCATAAACACGGACACCACTAATGCTTGAGTTTCTTCTTCCCTCTATTTTAGCTGGCTTGGGCATTGCTCTAATCGCGGGGCCACTAGGTTCATTCGTAGTGTGGCGCAAGATGGCTTACTTTGGAGACACGCTTGCTCACGCTTCTTTGATGGGCTTAGCACTTGGCTTTCTGTTCAACATTAACTTATATTTCGCGCTGCTGATTTGTTGTTTAATGCTGGCTGTGTTGCTAGTGACTTTACAAAAACAAAAACTGGTCGCGACCGATACCCTACTCGGTATTTTGGCGCACAGCGCTCTGTCTTTGGGTCTTGTCGCCGTGAGTTTCTTAGATAACGTGCGTGTTGACCTAATGAGCTACCTATTTGGTGACTTGCTTGCAGTGTCTCCGACAGATTTGGTATTCATCTATGCGGGTGCTGCCGTGATTGGAGTGGTACTTGCTATCTTTTGGCGACCACTATTGTCGACGACCGTTAACGAAGATCTCGCAGCGGTTGATGGCATCAACATTGATTTAATGCGTCTTATTTTGATGCTATTGGTTGGGATCGTGATTGCGGTAGGTATGAAGTTTGTTGGTGCGTTAATCATGACCTCACTACTTATCATTCCGGCAGCAACGGCAAGAAAATTCGCCAATACACCCGAACAAATGGCATTCCTTGCATCGGTAATTGGTTCTATCGCTGTGTTCGGAGGATTGAGCTTGTCTTGGTTCTATGACACACCGGCCGGCCCTTCTGTTGTTATCAGTGCTGCAGCAATGTTTATGTTATCTCAAATGGTTAGAAGCCGAGCTTAGCGCTTATCAGTATGATCTCGTATCATTGAAAACATACAAAAAAGGCTTGGTCAGTGACCAAGCCTTTTTAATATCATTCAGTTAACTTCTATCTCAATCGATAAAAGCCAGCTGATTACCAACCCGTGATTTCACGTAGGCCTTTACCGATGTCCGCAAGAGACTTAACAGTCTTAACG harbors:
- the znuB gene encoding zinc ABC transporter permease subunit ZnuB — its product is MLEFLLPSILAGLGIALIAGPLGSFVVWRKMAYFGDTLAHASLMGLALGFLFNINLYFALLICCLMLAVLLVTLQKQKLVATDTLLGILAHSALSLGLVAVSFLDNVRVDLMSYLFGDLLAVSPTDLVFIYAGAAVIGVVLAIFWRPLLSTTVNEDLAAVDGINIDLMRLILMLLVGIVIAVGMKFVGALIMTSLLIIPAATARKFANTPEQMAFLASVIGSIAVFGGLSLSWFYDTPAGPSVVISAAAMFMLSQMVRSRA